Within Metabacillus sp. KUDC1714, the genomic segment TTGCCTTTGATCCAATCAACTCTGTTGGATTAGGTGGAATTATGCCACTTGTTAATACTTCTAATCTTCCAATTTGAGTTTGGAATGTTGCCTCTTCTAATGGAATGCGTCCCATTAACACATCTGTTAAACCATAGGAATCCTTTAAGTTAAACGATGTGTGAAGGGTGGGTCTACGTAAATTTGCATCAATAAGCAATACTCTTTCACCTTGCTGAGAAATTGATATTGCCAAATTAATCGCTGATGTTGTTTTTCCTTCTCCTGATGATGGTGAAGTAATAATTAATGTTTTGTGCTTTTGATCAATTGATGAAAATTGAATATTGGTTCTTATTGTCCGAAATTGTTCAGCTATTTGTGAACTAGGATTTGTGTAGGAGACAAAATGGCGTTTTGTCATTTCCTTAACAGACTTCTTTTTATTCAGATTAAGAACCAAGTGTCTCACTCCTATATTCGAATTTAGTTTGCTTTTTTTTCTTTTTTTGCATGTTTTTCTTTTTCATTTTAGATACTGAGCCTAACACTGGGATTCCTAGCAATTCCTCAACCTCATATTCTTTTCTCACACTATTATTTAATGAATCTAGTAAAAATGCTAAACCTATACCGACAACGATTCCACCTATAAATGAGATGATAATTGTTTTGTTCTGGTCTTGATTAATTGGTATTGGTTCTTCTTTTGCTTTGGAAAGGAGCTTTACTTCTTTAAAATCCATAATAATCGGAATTTCCTCTTTATACGTTTCCGCTACTGAATTGGCAAGAATCGCTGCTTGCTTTGGATTTGAATCAAAGACAGTGATTGTTACAACCTGGGAATTTTCGATACTTCCTACACTTATTTTGCTACTTAATGCTTCAGGTGGATAGGGCAAGTCTAATTTTTTTACTACTTTATCTAAAACCGTTGTATCTTGGATAATAACCTTTAACGTTGTAATTAAACTGCTATCTGCTCCAATAATGATTCTGGATGTGGATTGGTACATAGGTGTGTAAGTAGCCATTGAGTAATACGTTCCTGCAGAAGTTGTAAGGATTGTAAGGAGAACGATGATCCACACATATCTTTTTAATACTTGAAAAACCTCTTTGAGATTAATTTCTTTTGCTTGCTTATGTTCACTTAAATGTTTATCCTCAAGCTCATGAAAGCTAGACATTTCAATTCACCTACTCATTAAATTTTATTCTTAATTAAGAACAAAAATTTCCACTAACATATATGTATTTATATTCTCAATTGAATTTACTGTTTTCTGTTCTATAAACTAGGATAGTTCACTATAAAGAACAAGTCAATATTTTTTAAGAAATATTTACAATTTTTATATAAATCTAATAAATGCTTAATAGTACTTCTCCCATGTATAAACCTTTATTTTTTATATGCTACTTTTACTAGTTAATTAATGCTCAATTATCATATTTATTTACTATCAAGATTATTACAGTATTATCAAATAACCCGTTCTTTAAAAAGATTCTTTATTGATTGTATCCTAAATAACTACTATCAATATATGCCAATTATACTATTTTTTAAAACACTGAAATTTACCATATTTTCGTTAAAAAGAACACTTTCCCCTGATAATCTCCTTTTTTCTCTTATTCTCATATGATCTTGACATTTTATTAAGAACAAATTGTTTCATATAATGAATGGTGCAAGACTATATTCTGGTAATTGAGGATAAGGAGAACGTCTACATGGTTGGAGAACGTTTAAAGGAGTTGAGGCAGGAAAAGGGATATTCGATTAGTGAATTAGCTGAGTTAGCAGGAGTTTCGAAATCTTACTTAAGCTACATTGAACGAGATGTGCAAAAAAATCCCTCGCTTCAATTTTTAAGAAAGATTGCTTCAACTCTTGAGATAGATGTTGAAGTTTTATTAGGTCCTTCTTCTTCTGAAATTAAATCAAGGGAGTTTGTTTTTGATGACGAATGGAGTCGTTTGTTAAACAAGGCGATTGAAGAAGGCATGAGCAAGAATGATTTCAGGGAATTCCGAGATTACTTGAAGTTTAGAAAGTGGAAGGAAACCAAAAGGCAAACAACAAACCTTATCCAGGAGGACAAGCTACATGAGTAAAGTGAAGGAAACAATCCAATTTAACCAGTTAGATCAAGAATGGATTGAATTAATGATGGAAGCAAAGAAGCTTGGATTGTCCTTTGATGAAATTAAACAGTTTCTTCACCATGGTAAGGATTGGAAGTAGCAAGAAGGCCGTCATCTGACGTCCTTCTTGCAATTCTATTCCTTTGAAACAGACACTTTGTAAACAAACACATCTTGATACAAATCAATTATTTCTTGGAATCTAGGATCATCCTCTTTTAATGTTCCGTTCATCAGTTTATTTCCATTATCTTCAATTGCCAAACCAATGATAATTTCCTCATTCAGTGTAAATGTAACTTCTTCTTCAAGCTTTTTGAAAAGTGAAGAGGCATTTACTTCTTCATATACACCATTTGAAACCATTGAATTAAACCCATTTTCATAAAGTACTATGGTCTTAAAGGTAAAACTTTTGTCTGTTTTTTCTTTTGTTATAACAATTGACTCCAATCTATTTTCTAAAGAATCTGCCATTTCTACAACATTTTCTTGTTTTACACCATCGTGATAATGTTCGACGATGATATTTAATAAATGCTCATTTGGAATTGATTTTACATCATAACCTAATACTTCTTGACCCATTAAGCCTTCAAGCAATTTAATTTCTCTCTTTGAAAAATCTGTTGGGGAAATTTTCATTTCATCTAATGAAGTAATTTCCTCAGATGAACACGCTGTTAGAAATAGAATAGATACAATGATAAGAAGCTTCCTCAATCTCCCCCACCACCGCCTCCACCATCTCCACCTGAGTCGCCACCAAAACCACCAAATGAATCATTCGAATCATGATGATCCTGATCATGCCTATGATCTGAATCACCGATTATATAAGGTGGAACAAAGGTAGAATCCTGCTTTCTTGATTTTACGTTTTTCTTTCCCTTCGTACTTACTACTATGCCAATTACAATAAAAAATAGTGTAATAAAAAAGATCGTAGAAATAAATGTAGCCATACTAATTCCCCCCTTAAAAATCTCTATTGATATAATATTATGATACCATCCAAACCTTTTACATGGTTGTACTTATTGTTGAGTTTATCTTATTTCTTATCTGCATAACACCTTGCAAACATGTATAGTTTTCATGATTATGGAAATAAATACATAACGAGGATGGTGTTTTTAGGTGAAAAAATGGATATTTCTTCTTACAATACTATACGGATTAACAGCTACGCAGGTTTCATTTTCACCTGAAGTTCATGCTGTTTCCCAAAAAACTTGGGAGGATGTCGCTGTCAATGAGACGAAAAAACGATATCCATTATCACAAGTATTGTTTTCACAGAAGATTTGGGACAAAGCAAAAAAGGATATAACGGTAAAACAATATCGCTTAACATTAAGAGAAGGTATGGAGGATTTTGCGGTTTACACAACAATAACCTTTGATTCTTCTTCTGGTGAAATAAAAAAAATCCAGGTTATACCTGAAGCATAAGTGAAACGAAGTGCTGACTTTTTAGATGATACACATTACGTGTAAAATTAAAAAGTCAGCCTTTTTCTATAGCTTCTTATAAGATTTAAAATACTAAATCACTTGATTAACGGGAATAAATGAAAGAATAATTTTGGGGTAATGTAACGTAAAAAACAGTACAATTTTCATTTAAGAAATTGTACTGTTCCGAAATACTTATTTTTTCCGCTTATTCATAATTAGCTTAAGCGAAAAGGGAAGCACTCCAAGCCATCTATTGCTATAAAATGTTGAAGACGTTTCAACATGCTTTCGTTCTTCTCGTTGCTGTTTACGTGCTTCCTTTGGTGTGTCCATATACTTTACGATTTGTTGGGTTACATATTTAACATAATCATTTGTTGACAAGGTAAAAACACCTCTAACCTTTTGTTCTCACCTCTATTTATTACCATAAGTTAGTTATTTTAATCGTGAAATAATTTCATTCACAATTTCTTCAATCTCTTTATTCGAAGTATCCACTGTGAATGAACAATCCTGGTAAAAAGCTACACGTGAATGATATAAAGCATGAAGTTCATCTTTTGTTTTCTTACTCGCTAAAGGACGATTTGTATCTGAGTGTACACGGTCATATATAATGTCAATGTCTGCATGCAATAAGATGATTTGTCCATTCTCTTTCATCAAAGCACGATTTTCATCTTTTATTACGATACCACCACCTGTTGTGATGATTACGTCCTCAGTTGGGAGTTCTTTGAGCATCTCTGTTTCTGCATCACGAAAAAAGCTCTCTCCGTGCTGGTCAAAAATCTCCTTTATGGTCATGTTTAGCTTTTTTACAATTTGTTGGTCTGAATCTAGTACAGGTAGATTTAGTTTCTCTGCTAGTAGTTCACCTACTGTTGTTTTCCCCGCTCCCATAAATCCGGTTAAATAGATAGCCTTCAAAATAAATATCCTCCACGTTTTTCTTTATACAATAACACAATTGCTAATATTCAGACCATACAATCATTTCATTTTTTATAAGATCATATTGAAAGTTCGCCGTATATTGTTTGTTTTTAGGTGATTCACAAGATATTTGTACTTCATAAACACTAGAGGTGATTTCGCTGATAACATATGTGAAGCTACCATTTATTGTGTTTGTAACAGTAGCTTCATTTATTTTTGCTGTTCTATTTTTAATTTCAAATAATGATTGATCTACCGCCAGCTGCATTAAGTTATCGAGTAGATAATATTGTTCTGTTTCGGAATAGAAGTGCTTTTCACTAATAAGTGAAGTCGAGATATGCGCTACAATTAACAAGCAAAATAGGACAATAACCATGGTTGTTGGAAAAATAAATCCTTTTTCGTTTCTCATTAATTTGACCTTTCCTTAAAGGTTCGGAAAGTATGACGATAGTTCTTCCCTGCTATACTTTCTACAAATAGTTGAACGCCTAGGAGATCCTGTTGGAATTCAACATTTTTCACTTTAAGTAAAAAGATTTCATGTCCTTTGCCATCAACTTGTCTGCGAATTAAGTTCTTATATTGACTAATTCTGACTAATTGGCCTTGTTTGTTTATAAAGGTTATTTCTGATTTA encodes:
- a CDS encoding anti-repressor SinI family protein; protein product: MSKVKETIQFNQLDQEWIELMMEAKKLGLSFDEIKQFLHHGKDWK
- a CDS encoding shikimate kinase, with translation MKAIYLTGFMGAGKTTVGELLAEKLNLPVLDSDQQIVKKLNMTIKEIFDQHGESFFRDAETEMLKELPTEDVIITTGGGIVIKDENRALMKENGQIILLHADIDIIYDRVHSDTNRPLASKKTKDELHALYHSRVAFYQDCSFTVDTSNKEIEEIVNEIISRLK
- the comGG gene encoding competence type IV pilus minor pilin ComGG, whose protein sequence is MRNEKGFIFPTTMVIVLFCLLIVAHISTSLISEKHFYSETEQYYLLDNLMQLAVDQSLFEIKNRTAKINEATVTNTINGSFTYVISEITSSVYEVQISCESPKNKQYTANFQYDLIKNEMIVWSEY
- a CDS encoding DUF3889 domain-containing protein, with product MKKWIFLLTILYGLTATQVSFSPEVHAVSQKTWEDVAVNETKKRYPLSQVLFSQKIWDKAKKDITVKQYRLTLREGMEDFAVYTTITFDSSSGEIKKIQVIPEA
- a CDS encoding YveK family protein encodes the protein MSSFHELEDKHLSEHKQAKEINLKEVFQVLKRYVWIIVLLTILTTSAGTYYSMATYTPMYQSTSRIIIGADSSLITTLKVIIQDTTVLDKVVKKLDLPYPPEALSSKISVGSIENSQVVTITVFDSNPKQAAILANSVAETYKEEIPIIMDFKEVKLLSKAKEEPIPINQDQNKTIIISFIGGIVVGIGLAFLLDSLNNSVRKEYEVEELLGIPVLGSVSKMKKKNMQKKKKKQTKFEYRSETLGS
- a CDS encoding CpsD/CapB family tyrosine-protein kinase, producing the protein MVLNLNKKKSVKEMTKRHFVSYTNPSSQIAEQFRTIRTNIQFSSIDQKHKTLIITSPSSGEGKTTSAINLAISISQQGERVLLIDANLRRPTLHTSFNLKDSYGLTDVLMGRIPLEEATFQTQIGRLEVLTSGIIPPNPTELIGSKAMSFFIKDIKEEFDVIIFDCPPVLETTDTKLLAGQCDGVVLVLNSGKSDREKAAEANRLLHLVRAKVLGVILNERE
- a CDS encoding YqzE family protein — protein: MSTNDYVKYVTQQIVKYMDTPKEARKQQREERKHVETSSTFYSNRWLGVLPFSLKLIMNKRKK
- a CDS encoding XRE family transcriptional regulator, with translation MVGERLKELRQEKGYSISELAELAGVSKSYLSYIERDVQKNPSLQFLRKIASTLEIDVEVLLGPSSSEIKSREFVFDDEWSRLLNKAIEEGMSKNDFREFRDYLKFRKWKETKRQTTNLIQEDKLHE